Proteins encoded in a region of the Catalinimonas alkaloidigena genome:
- a CDS encoding AMP-binding protein, whose protein sequence is MNVVWFQKQKVSLAALPPRLADQEQHAAQFCKMWQQGQPEFWLLTSGSTGTPKPQCLTRAQMEASARLTGEALGLTTGDKALVCLPTRYIAGTMMLVRGLVLGLELHLYPPHRNPLALVAAGTSFDFTAMVPMQLETILRETPQALAAFAHAKAILLGGAPLSATLEEQVQALPCPVYHTYGMTETVSHVALRRLNGPERSAVFTSLPGIDLRLDDRGCLCIRGAVTNAQWITTNDLVELHADGRFRWLGRADHVINSGGVKVQPEAVEQAVDKLWKENKIAERYFVGSQPDKYLGQCVVLFVEGMPFPPTREEWLLEALRERLPRYHAPKRLLYVPSFEETPTGKIDRTGTLQKLARS, encoded by the coding sequence ATGAATGTTGTCTGGTTTCAAAAGCAAAAAGTATCGTTAGCGGCCCTGCCACCCCGCCTCGCCGATCAGGAACAACACGCCGCTCAGTTCTGTAAAATGTGGCAACAAGGCCAGCCTGAATTCTGGCTGCTGACGTCCGGCTCTACCGGCACTCCCAAACCTCAATGCCTCACCCGCGCCCAGATGGAAGCCAGCGCCCGGTTGACCGGAGAAGCGCTGGGACTCACGACGGGCGACAAAGCGCTGGTCTGCCTGCCGACCCGCTACATTGCCGGCACCATGATGCTGGTGCGAGGACTGGTGCTGGGACTGGAGCTGCACCTTTATCCGCCCCACCGCAACCCGCTTGCGTTGGTAGCCGCCGGTACGTCGTTCGACTTTACGGCGATGGTGCCCATGCAACTGGAAACGATTTTGCGGGAAACGCCCCAGGCCCTGGCGGCTTTTGCCCATGCCAAGGCCATTCTGCTGGGCGGTGCGCCGCTCTCGGCCACGCTCGAGGAGCAGGTGCAAGCCCTGCCCTGCCCCGTCTACCACACGTACGGCATGACCGAAACCGTTTCGCACGTCGCCCTGCGCCGCCTGAACGGACCTGAGCGGTCGGCCGTATTCACGTCATTACCGGGCATTGATCTTCGCCTGGACGACCGGGGGTGTCTGTGCATCCGGGGAGCGGTCACCAACGCGCAGTGGATCACCACCAACGATCTGGTGGAACTGCACGCCGACGGTCGGTTCCGGTGGTTGGGGCGCGCCGACCATGTCATCAACAGCGGAGGCGTAAAAGTGCAGCCCGAGGCGGTGGAGCAAGCCGTGGACAAGCTCTGGAAAGAGAATAAAATCGCCGAACGCTATTTTGTAGGCAGCCAGCCGGACAAGTACCTGGGCCAGTGTGTCGTGCTGTTTGTGGAGGGCATGCCCTTCCCGCCCACCCGCGAAGAATGGCTCCTGGAAGCGCTGCGCGAGCGCCTGCCCCGGTACCACGCCCCCAAGCGCCTGCTCTACGTGCCGTCGTTCGAAGAGACCCCCACCGGGAAAATCGACCGTACGGGGACGTTGCAGAAATTAGCACGCTCCTGA